Genomic DNA from Caldicellulosiruptor hydrothermalis 108:
CTTGACCTTGCTCAGTACCGTGAGCTTGAAGCTTTTGCTCAGTTTGGTTCAGAACTCGATAAGTCAACGCGAGAAAGACTTGCTCAGGGGCAAAGAATTGTAGAGACGTTAAAACAGCCACAGTACAGACCACTGCCTGTATGGCATCAGGTTGTGATTTTGTACAGTGCTGTAAATGGTTATCTGATGGATATAGAAGTTTCAAAGGCCAGGGAATTTAATGAAAAGCTTGTACAGTATATATCAGCAAACTATCCCCAGATATTTGATTCTATAAAAGAGACAAAGGATTTGACACCTGAAACGGAAGAGCTTTTGAAGAAGGTCATAGTAGAGTTCAAAGAGAGATTTAAGAGTAACAAGTAGGTGAGATTACAAGATGGCGAACAAAACAAGATGGATAAAATCAAGGATCAGAAGTGTCAATGAAACAAAAAAGATCACAAGAGCAATGTATCTTATCTCTGCATCAAAGGTGAAAAGGCTCCGAGATAGGCTTGATAGTACAAGACCTTATTTTGAAAAGGTAAATGAGTTTATGAAAGATTTGATTTTGCATGGAGTGAAAACCCCGCACATTCTTTTTGAAGGATCATATAAAGAGGGGAAAAAAAAGATTGGGGTTATAGTTATCAGTGGCGACAAAGGTTTATGTGGAGGATACAATGCCAACGTTCTGAGAAGTACAACCAGCTTATATGAAAATTTTGCAAAAGAAGCGGATGTGACGTTTTTCCCTATTGGTATGGTGGGACGAAACTTTTTGGTTCGCCATGGGTATCAGGTTGATGAAGGTTTTAATTACCAGACACAGTCTGTTTCTGTAAAACTTGCAAGACTCATTTCGCAAAAGATTGTGAGAAAATATTATACCGGTGAAGTTCATGAAGTTTACATCATTTACACAAAACTTGTTTCAACCATAAAACAAGAAGTTACTATCAAAAAACTTTTGCCTCTTGACAAGACTGAATTTGGTATAGAAGAGGGTAAAAGCGATGAGATTATAATCTACGAGCCAGACCCAGTTTCTGTACTTGACATCGTTATTTATGAATACATCAAAGGAATTATCTTTGGTGCTATGATGGATTCATATGTGAGTGAACTTGCTGCAAGAATGACAGCAATGGACAATGCCACAAAAAGTGCTGATGAGATGATACAAAAACTTATTTTAAAACTTAACAGAGAACGCCAGGCTGTGATAACCCAGGAAATTTCAGAAATTATAAGTGGTGCCGCAGCTTTGAAATGATATTTTTAACAATCTTGA
This window encodes:
- the atpG gene encoding ATP synthase F1 subunit gamma yields the protein MANKTRWIKSRIRSVNETKKITRAMYLISASKVKRLRDRLDSTRPYFEKVNEFMKDLILHGVKTPHILFEGSYKEGKKKIGVIVISGDKGLCGGYNANVLRSTTSLYENFAKEADVTFFPIGMVGRNFLVRHGYQVDEGFNYQTQSVSVKLARLISQKIVRKYYTGEVHEVYIIYTKLVSTIKQEVTIKKLLPLDKTEFGIEEGKSDEIIIYEPDPVSVLDIVIYEYIKGIIFGAMMDSYVSELAARMTAMDNATKSADEMIQKLILKLNRERQAVITQEISEIISGAAALK